A section of the Spirosoma pollinicola genome encodes:
- a CDS encoding rod shape-determining protein, giving the protein MGLFNFLTSDIAIDLGTANTLIIHKDRIVVDEPSIIAMDKLTGKVLAIGHKAMQMHEKTNENIKTIRPLKDGVIADFTAAELMIRGMIKMIDTGSKLFSPSHRMVICIPSGITEVEKRAVKDSAEHAGAKEVYMVHEPIAAAIGIGIDITQPNGTMIVDIGGGTTEIAVIALSGIVCEQSIRIAGDVFTRDIVDYMRREHNLLIGERSAEQIKMEVGSALPELDNPPADYEIRGRDLMTGIPKEIKVTYSEIAYALDKSISKIEEATMKALEISPPELSADIYTNGIHLTGGGALLHGLDKRLAAKTKLPIHVADDPLKAVVKGTGEVIKNLEMYRSVLIS; this is encoded by the coding sequence ATGGGACTTTTCAATTTTTTAACTAGCGACATTGCTATTGACCTGGGCACAGCGAATACCTTGATCATTCACAAGGATCGGATTGTGGTGGATGAGCCTTCGATCATTGCAATGGATAAACTCACCGGCAAGGTGCTGGCCATTGGTCATAAGGCCATGCAGATGCACGAAAAGACCAACGAAAACATCAAAACAATCCGTCCGTTGAAAGACGGTGTTATTGCTGACTTTACGGCCGCCGAGTTGATGATTCGGGGCATGATCAAGATGATCGATACGGGCAGTAAACTGTTTTCGCCTTCGCACCGGATGGTAATCTGTATTCCATCGGGTATTACAGAAGTGGAAAAAAGAGCCGTTAAAGACTCTGCCGAACATGCCGGTGCCAAAGAAGTGTACATGGTGCATGAGCCTATTGCTGCCGCTATTGGGATTGGCATTGACATTACACAACCCAACGGTACGATGATCGTAGACATCGGTGGAGGAACGACCGAAATTGCGGTGATTGCCCTGTCAGGTATTGTTTGCGAGCAGTCGATCCGTATTGCCGGTGATGTGTTCACCCGTGATATTGTGGATTACATGCGTCGGGAACACAATCTGCTGATTGGCGAACGCTCGGCCGAGCAAATTAAAATGGAAGTTGGTTCGGCATTGCCCGAACTCGACAACCCACCTGCTGATTACGAAATTCGTGGCCGCGATTTGATGACGGGTATCCCCAAAGAAATCAAGGTTACCTATAGTGAGATCGCCTACGCGCTCGATAAATCCATCTCGAAAATCGAAGAGGCTACGATGAAGGCCCTCGAAATTTCGCCACCGGAATTATCGGCCGATATTTATACCAACGGTATTCACCTGACGGGTGGAGGAGCCCTTTTACACGGCCTCGACAAACGACTGGCGGCTAAAACCAAATTGCCGATTCACGTGGCCGACGATCCCCTCAAGGCGGTTGTAAAAGGCACGGGTGAGGTAATTAAAAATCTGGAAATGTACCGGTCGGTACTGATTAGTTAA
- the mreC gene encoding rod shape-determining protein MreC, producing the protein MGELVDFFIRSRNFILFVLLEVLCFYFIINTSNYWSVTYFNTSNRYAAQVLAWSNAANEYTSLRQVNADLALENQRLNAQLTKLLQSKPAAPAEYQADSAFADRFKFTVAKVVDNTTQFANNYITIDKGTDDGIRPGMGIISPTGVVGKVKVCNQHFSVVISILHSEFLVSSKLTKANEIGSAKWDGGDPHLIKLNDISRYKPVSKGDSVVTSEFNSTFPPGILVGRVRSVGVQPNMTFHDITLNLATNFSNLSFVYVVENRLQAEQEQLEKNVENEK; encoded by the coding sequence ATGGGAGAGTTAGTTGATTTTTTTATTCGAAGCCGAAACTTCATTTTATTCGTACTGCTGGAAGTACTCTGCTTTTACTTCATTATCAATACCAGTAATTATTGGAGTGTTACCTACTTCAACACCTCGAATCGGTATGCGGCTCAGGTGCTGGCGTGGTCAAATGCGGCTAACGAATATACCAGCCTCCGACAAGTCAACGCCGATTTAGCGTTAGAGAACCAACGGCTGAATGCCCAACTGACGAAACTACTCCAAAGTAAACCAGCCGCCCCGGCAGAGTATCAGGCTGATTCGGCCTTTGCCGACCGGTTTAAGTTTACCGTGGCAAAGGTGGTGGACAACACAACGCAGTTCGCCAATAACTACATCACAATTGATAAAGGCACCGACGACGGCATCCGGCCGGGTATGGGTATTATTTCGCCAACGGGTGTCGTGGGGAAAGTGAAAGTCTGCAACCAGCACTTTTCTGTTGTTATTTCAATTTTGCATTCAGAGTTTCTGGTATCATCGAAACTAACGAAGGCCAACGAAATTGGCTCGGCTAAGTGGGATGGCGGTGATCCACACCTGATAAAGCTGAACGATATTTCGCGGTATAAACCCGTTAGTAAAGGAGACTCTGTTGTAACGTCTGAATTTAATTCAACCTTCCCTCCGGGAATTCTGGTTGGGCGTGTCCGTTCGGTGGGTGTACAACCCAACATGACATTTCATGATATTACGCTCAATCTGGCTACAAATTTCAGCAACTTATCGTTTGTTTACGTTGTCGAAAATCGCCTGCAGGCCGAACAGGAACAATTAGAGAAAAATGTTGAAAATGAAAAATAG
- a CDS encoding GH3 auxin-responsive promoter family protein, producing the protein MGIRSVVSKPFAKFIVERQQAWMYQPAEAQQRWFRKLMEGGRATAFGQDHHLRDVQTVAEFRQAVPVRDYEDLKPYIEQILSGGIDILWPGKPLYFAKTSGTTSGTKYIPITQDSIPNHINSARDALLNYINETGNGAFLDKKLIFLSGSPELTQKAGINIGRLSGIANHHVPAYLRTNQLPSYETNVIDDWETKLERIIDETLTQPMSLISGIPPWVQMYFDRIQERTGKLIKDVFSDFSVFVYGGVNFEPYRAKLLDSIGKRIDSIETYPASEGFIAFQDSQTEEGLLLLADSGIFFEFIAADEYFSENPRRLTIDEVELGKNYAVIINNNAGLWGYSLGDTVKFVSREPYRLLVTGRIKHFISAFGEHVIGEEVEKALQFAMQQHPETEVVEFTVAPMVSPKEGLPYHEWLVEFATPPHNPDAFARDVDNRLIKLNVYYDDLITGSILQPLKLTSLPRGAFQRYMKSQGKLGGQNKVPRLANDRKIADGLAEIGQTA; encoded by the coding sequence ATGGGAATTCGTTCGGTCGTAAGTAAGCCATTCGCCAAGTTTATTGTAGAGCGTCAGCAAGCCTGGATGTATCAGCCTGCCGAGGCCCAGCAACGCTGGTTTCGGAAACTAATGGAAGGCGGTCGCGCTACTGCTTTTGGTCAGGATCATCACCTCAGGGACGTACAGACGGTTGCTGAGTTTCGGCAAGCCGTTCCTGTCCGTGATTATGAGGACTTAAAACCCTATATCGAGCAGATTTTAAGCGGTGGAATAGACATACTTTGGCCGGGAAAACCCCTCTATTTTGCCAAAACATCGGGCACCACATCGGGCACTAAGTACATTCCAATTACCCAAGATTCTATTCCAAATCATATCAATTCTGCCCGCGACGCCCTGTTGAATTATATTAATGAAACGGGAAACGGCGCGTTTCTGGATAAAAAATTAATTTTTTTATCCGGCAGTCCCGAACTGACCCAAAAAGCGGGAATCAACATCGGGCGGCTCTCGGGCATCGCCAATCACCATGTTCCGGCCTATCTGCGTACGAATCAGTTGCCCAGTTACGAGACCAACGTCATTGACGATTGGGAAACAAAACTGGAACGCATCATCGACGAAACGCTGACGCAGCCCATGTCGCTGATTTCGGGTATACCGCCTTGGGTACAGATGTATTTTGATCGGATTCAAGAGCGCACGGGTAAGTTGATCAAGGATGTTTTTTCCGATTTTTCAGTGTTCGTCTACGGTGGCGTCAACTTCGAACCCTACCGCGCCAAGTTGCTTGACAGCATTGGAAAACGAATTGACTCGATTGAGACGTACCCGGCATCAGAAGGTTTCATCGCTTTCCAGGATAGCCAGACCGAGGAGGGCCTTTTGCTCCTGGCAGATAGTGGTATTTTCTTCGAATTCATTGCCGCCGACGAATACTTCAGCGAGAACCCGCGCCGGTTGACGATTGACGAGGTCGAGCTGGGAAAAAACTACGCCGTAATTATTAACAACAATGCGGGTTTGTGGGGATACTCCCTTGGCGATACCGTCAAGTTTGTATCGCGGGAGCCGTATCGACTGTTGGTAACAGGACGGATCAAACACTTTATTTCGGCCTTTGGCGAACACGTGATAGGCGAAGAAGTAGAAAAGGCGTTGCAATTTGCCATGCAGCAACACCCCGAAACAGAAGTTGTCGAGTTTACCGTAGCGCCAATGGTTAGTCCGAAAGAGGGCTTGCCATATCATGAGTGGCTGGTGGAATTTGCCACGCCCCCACACAATCCAGATGCCTTTGCCCGCGATGTAGATAACCGCCTTATTAAACTAAACGTATATTACGACGATCTGATCACAGGCTCAATTCTTCAACCGCTAAAGCTGACAAGTCTGCCACGCGGAGCATTTCAACGGTACATGAAATCGCAGGGTAAGCTGGGCGGACAAAACAAAGTACCCCGGCTGGCCAATGATCGAAAAATTGCTGATGGGTTAGCGGAGATAGGACAAACGGCATAA
- a CDS encoding 1-deoxy-D-xylulose-5-phosphate reductoisomerase, with the protein MTDIKKRHIAILGSTGSIGTQAVDVIKSNPDRFQVEVLTTNNNAELLIEQAVELKPNVVVICNEARYDQVFAALDPLGIKVYAGAKAIASVVQMDTIDMVLTAMVGYAGLLPTIKAIEAGKSIALANKETLVVAGELITQLAAQKGVNIFPVDSEHSAIFQCLVGEFHNPIEKIILTASGGPFRGKSSEFLATVTKAQALKHPNWTMGAKITIDSATLMNKGLEVIEAKWLFGLTTEQIDVVVHPQSIIHSMVQFEDGSIKAQMGLPDMRLPIQFALGYPDRLKSNFPRFNFMDYPSLTFEQPDLKTFRNLQLAFDALKQGGNAPCIINAANEVAVDAFLNDQIGFLEISEIIELCLAKATFMKTPTYDDYVLTDEETRRLATERIKTLV; encoded by the coding sequence ATGACTGACATAAAAAAACGCCATATCGCCATCCTCGGCTCTACCGGTTCTATTGGAACGCAGGCCGTCGACGTGATAAAATCCAATCCTGACCGGTTTCAGGTTGAGGTATTGACAACCAATAACAACGCCGAATTGCTCATTGAACAGGCGGTTGAGTTGAAACCCAATGTGGTCGTGATCTGCAATGAAGCCCGCTACGATCAGGTTTTTGCAGCGCTCGATCCACTGGGCATTAAAGTGTATGCGGGTGCCAAAGCCATTGCGTCGGTGGTGCAGATGGATACTATCGATATGGTGCTGACCGCTATGGTTGGTTATGCCGGGTTGTTGCCTACTATCAAAGCCATCGAAGCCGGTAAGTCGATCGCACTGGCCAACAAAGAAACCCTCGTGGTTGCGGGCGAACTCATTACCCAACTAGCCGCGCAGAAAGGCGTCAATATTTTTCCGGTCGACTCCGAACACTCGGCTATTTTCCAATGCCTGGTTGGGGAGTTTCATAACCCGATTGAGAAAATTATCCTGACCGCATCGGGTGGACCGTTTCGGGGGAAATCGTCGGAGTTTCTGGCGACGGTTACGAAGGCGCAGGCGCTTAAGCACCCAAACTGGACAATGGGGGCGAAAATAACCATCGACTCTGCAACCTTGATGAACAAAGGGCTGGAAGTTATCGAAGCCAAGTGGTTATTTGGCCTGACGACTGAGCAGATTGACGTAGTTGTTCATCCACAAAGCATTATCCATTCGATGGTGCAGTTTGAGGATGGCAGTATCAAAGCCCAGATGGGGCTGCCCGATATGCGCCTGCCGATTCAGTTTGCGCTGGGGTATCCAGACCGATTGAAGTCCAACTTCCCGCGTTTCAACTTTATGGATTACCCATCGCTAACATTTGAACAGCCTGACCTGAAAACGTTTCGCAACCTTCAACTTGCCTTCGATGCGCTCAAACAGGGCGGCAATGCCCCCTGTATTATCAACGCAGCCAACGAAGTAGCCGTCGATGCATTTCTGAACGATCAGATTGGCTTTCTGGAAATATCAGAGATTATTGAACTGTGTCTGGCGAAAGCAACCTTCATGAAGACTCCAACTTACGACGACTACGTACTTACTGACGAAGAAACCCGTCGACTGGCTACAGAGAGAATTAAAACACTGGTTTAA
- a CDS encoding nucleotidyltransferase family protein, with amino-acid sequence METVAINQTYILETLRANRARLQKEFGIERIGLYGSFARNEETEKSDIDLVYSLEKGVALSWEERERLYRILRRKLHRKLDLVEWAYMNPIIGYYVKKELIYV; translated from the coding sequence ATGGAAACAGTAGCTATTAATCAGACATACATTCTAGAAACGCTCCGGGCCAACCGTGCTCGACTTCAAAAGGAGTTCGGTATTGAGCGTATTGGGTTATACGGCAGTTTCGCCCGGAATGAGGAGACGGAGAAAAGCGATATTGATTTGGTATATTCTTTAGAAAAAGGGGTTGCTTTATCCTGGGAGGAACGGGAACGGTTATACCGTATTTTAAGACGTAAACTCCATCGAAAATTAGATTTGGTCGAATGGGCATACATGAATCCAATTATTGGATATTACGTAAAGAAGGAACTCATTTATGTATAA
- a CDS encoding GAF domain-containing protein gives MAETLTLPQTQNRQVIYDSLIPQIASLVAGEPDLIANLANITAALKEAFGFFWVGFYLRKENQLVLGPFQGPIACTRIAFDKGVCGAAYTRQETILVPDVDQFPGHIACNSASKSEVVVPVFDRDGNVTMVLDVDSDQLNDFSEIDAKELEKIAGLIMTF, from the coding sequence ATGGCTGAAACACTCACACTTCCACAAACACAAAATCGACAGGTAATTTACGATAGCCTGATTCCACAGATAGCCTCTCTCGTAGCGGGCGAACCGGATTTGATTGCTAATCTGGCGAATATTACCGCTGCCCTTAAAGAAGCCTTTGGTTTTTTCTGGGTCGGATTTTACCTCAGAAAAGAGAATCAACTAGTGCTGGGGCCATTTCAAGGACCCATTGCCTGCACACGTATTGCGTTTGACAAGGGCGTTTGTGGGGCTGCTTATACACGACAGGAAACGATTCTGGTGCCCGATGTTGACCAGTTTCCGGGGCATATTGCCTGTAATTCGGCGTCGAAATCGGAGGTTGTCGTGCCGGTGTTTGATCGGGATGGCAATGTGACGATGGTTCTTGATGTCGATAGTGATCAGCTAAATGACTTTAGCGAGATTGATGCGAAAGAGCTTGAAAAGATCGCTGGCCTGATCATGACATTTTAG
- the rseP gene encoding RIP metalloprotease RseP, with translation MEILIMAGQLILGLSILVGLHELGHLLAAKAFGMRVEQYFIGFPPKVWSIKRGETEYGIGAIPLGGFVKISGMIDESLDTTHTNLEPQPYEFRAKPAWQRLIVMLGGIIVNVIVGILIFVIIAYKNGNTYLAAKDAKYGIVAYDLAKSIGLQTGDKIVKVNGKTITDFNEIRGSDVFLGDNSTYTIERNGKLEDIYIPNDFVNKLADKKAAGQFIEPIEPFKVAELVPGQPATKAGLKAGDVITSINNKPIQFYHEFTEIVKPLKNKAVTLGINRNGQPVTLTMTTTPDGTIGFYPEFLLPLTKQEYTFGEALGVGTKKAFQVVFDNIKGFGKIFRGEVSASKALSGPIGIAQNLFGGVWVWDRFWTVTGLLSMALAFMNALPIPALDGGHATILGYEIISGRKPSDRFLEGAQKVGMVILLGLMAFAIFNDVLKAVF, from the coding sequence ATGGAAATATTAATAATGGCGGGTCAGCTCATTCTGGGTTTATCCATTTTAGTAGGCTTACACGAGTTAGGGCATCTACTGGCAGCCAAGGCCTTTGGCATGCGGGTAGAGCAGTATTTTATTGGCTTTCCGCCAAAGGTCTGGAGCATTAAACGGGGTGAGACCGAATACGGCATTGGCGCGATTCCACTGGGTGGTTTCGTAAAAATTTCCGGCATGATTGACGAATCACTCGACACAACCCATACCAATCTGGAGCCTCAGCCTTATGAATTTCGGGCTAAGCCAGCCTGGCAGCGGCTTATTGTTATGCTCGGTGGCATTATTGTTAACGTTATTGTTGGCATCCTGATTTTCGTGATCATTGCCTACAAAAACGGCAATACGTATCTGGCTGCGAAGGATGCTAAATACGGTATCGTTGCCTACGATCTGGCAAAGAGTATTGGCTTGCAAACCGGCGATAAAATTGTAAAAGTCAACGGAAAGACAATTACGGATTTCAACGAAATTCGTGGTTCTGACGTATTTCTGGGCGATAATAGTACGTACACAATTGAGCGAAACGGTAAGCTGGAAGATATTTATATTCCGAATGATTTCGTCAATAAGTTAGCGGATAAGAAAGCGGCCGGTCAATTTATTGAGCCTATCGAGCCGTTTAAAGTGGCCGAGTTAGTACCCGGTCAACCAGCAACAAAAGCAGGTTTGAAAGCGGGCGATGTAATTACCAGCATCAACAATAAACCGATCCAGTTTTACCACGAGTTTACCGAGATCGTAAAGCCACTTAAAAATAAAGCTGTCACGCTTGGCATCAACCGAAATGGACAGCCAGTCACTTTAACGATGACAACCACTCCTGATGGTACCATCGGTTTTTATCCTGAGTTCCTGCTACCCTTGACCAAGCAGGAGTATACGTTCGGCGAAGCGCTTGGCGTGGGTACAAAAAAAGCATTCCAGGTTGTGTTTGATAATATCAAAGGCTTCGGTAAGATTTTCCGGGGTGAAGTTTCAGCATCCAAAGCACTGAGCGGTCCAATTGGTATTGCACAAAATCTCTTTGGGGGTGTCTGGGTTTGGGATCGTTTCTGGACTGTTACGGGACTTCTTTCAATGGCGCTTGCCTTCATGAACGCTTTACCAATCCCGGCTCTCGATGGAGGCCATGCCACAATTCTGGGTTACGAGATCATCTCAGGCCGTAAGCCTTCAGATCGTTTTCTGGAAGGAGCCCAAAAAGTGGGTATGGTTATTTTGCTTGGACTAATGGCATTTGCTATTTTCAACGACGTTTTAAAAGCTGTTTTTTAA
- a CDS encoding DUF4890 domain-containing protein, which translates to MFKKIAISGLLLAFFSFPLLAQQAATPDAPAQTNSRRMGKDRSMQPHKMGNPATRAKKITDRMTQQLGLDQATSQKVYDVTLSRAQKVDAIQANSDDNRAKQQALKANADDYKAKLKGILTPDQFAKMASMKGRMRNGHRGPDDQSDNKDQK; encoded by the coding sequence ATGTTTAAGAAAATTGCCATAAGCGGGTTACTACTCGCGTTCTTCTCATTCCCCTTATTAGCGCAACAAGCAGCTACGCCCGATGCACCTGCTCAGACCAACTCCCGCCGTATGGGCAAGGATCGGTCAATGCAACCCCATAAAATGGGTAACCCAGCTACCCGCGCTAAAAAGATAACCGATCGCATGACGCAGCAGTTGGGCCTTGATCAGGCTACATCGCAAAAGGTATACGATGTTACCCTTAGCCGTGCCCAGAAAGTAGATGCCATTCAGGCTAATTCGGATGATAATCGGGCTAAACAACAGGCACTGAAAGCAAACGCTGATGACTATAAAGCTAAACTGAAAGGTATCTTAACGCCAGACCAGTTTGCCAAAATGGCCTCCATGAAAGGCCGTATGCGTAACGGCCATCGTGGGCCTGATGATCAGAGTGACAACAAAGACCAGAAGTAA
- a CDS encoding DUF6702 family protein, which yields MFNSLIRAGFLVCITGLLSASMSAHDFHASVTQMQYDPKERTFEISIRIFTDDFEKALAEATKSKVNLNGPGKNDQLIEKYVQAHFSYANAQKQAKPIKYIGYEVETDAHWIYLEMPYNEPFKGGSLKQNVLMEMFDDQVNMVNVQYQGHKKTFVFRKNQSIQDIWVD from the coding sequence ATGTTTAATTCACTGATTCGAGCAGGCTTTTTAGTTTGTATAACGGGCTTGCTATCGGCGAGTATGTCCGCACACGACTTCCACGCCAGCGTAACCCAGATGCAGTATGACCCTAAAGAGCGGACGTTTGAAATAAGCATTCGGATATTTACCGATGATTTTGAAAAGGCACTGGCAGAAGCAACGAAAAGTAAAGTAAACCTGAACGGACCAGGCAAAAATGACCAGTTGATTGAAAAATATGTTCAGGCCCATTTTTCGTATGCGAATGCTCAGAAGCAGGCTAAACCCATTAAGTACATAGGCTACGAAGTGGAAACCGATGCACACTGGATTTACCTTGAAATGCCTTATAATGAACCTTTTAAGGGCGGATCATTAAAACAGAACGTATTGATGGAAATGTTTGACGATCAGGTAAATATGGTTAACGTTCAATATCAAGGGCATAAAAAAACGTTTGTCTTCCGTAAAAACCAGTCGATTCAGGACATTTGGGTCGATTAA
- a CDS encoding 6-bladed beta-propeller — MASSVSRRLFIKQTALAGATSMAVPTLLSAKSGKQDPEPTIIGHNGFKYRTVPGWGVLDAGKNPVNDCHEMVQDAKGRIILLTNETKNNILIYDKSGKLLETWGHHYPGGHGLTLGGEGNDQYLLICDTDRNQVIKTDLKGRELMKLDYPRETEKYAYPGQYKPTETAINPVNGDIYVVDGYGLNYVTQYDKSGKLIRQWGGKGETNDTFDCCHGIVVDRRVATNPTLLITDRRHNALKRFSLDGKYLSTIALPGSYICRPVIHGENIYGAVFRSTSDSYPDSGYIQILDKNDRVVSTPGGSAPVYQDNKLAEQRKDRSNSPFLHPHDVLVDEDDSIYVAQWASKKTYPIKLERVA; from the coding sequence ATGGCATCTTCCGTATCTCGTCGGCTTTTTATCAAACAAACAGCACTGGCAGGCGCCACCAGTATGGCAGTTCCGACACTATTGTCGGCTAAATCAGGTAAACAGGATCCTGAACCAACCATAATTGGCCATAACGGCTTTAAATATCGAACTGTACCGGGCTGGGGCGTTTTAGATGCGGGCAAAAATCCGGTCAACGATTGCCACGAAATGGTGCAGGATGCCAAAGGGCGGATTATTCTATTGACGAATGAAACGAAAAACAACATCCTGATTTACGATAAATCGGGTAAATTGCTCGAAACCTGGGGGCATCATTATCCTGGTGGACATGGCCTGACGCTAGGGGGAGAGGGAAACGATCAATATTTGCTTATCTGCGATACCGACCGGAATCAGGTTATCAAAACCGACCTGAAAGGCCGCGAACTGATGAAGCTCGATTACCCGAGAGAAACCGAAAAATATGCCTATCCAGGCCAATATAAACCAACCGAAACGGCCATAAATCCCGTCAATGGCGATATTTATGTGGTCGATGGCTACGGTTTGAATTATGTGACGCAGTATGATAAATCGGGTAAATTAATTCGCCAGTGGGGTGGTAAAGGCGAAACTAATGACACTTTTGACTGCTGTCATGGTATTGTTGTTGACCGTCGGGTAGCTACTAATCCAACCTTGCTCATTACCGACCGGCGGCACAATGCTCTTAAGCGGTTTTCGCTGGATGGGAAATACCTGTCAACCATTGCCTTGCCGGGTTCCTACATTTGCCGGCCGGTAATTCATGGCGAAAATATTTATGGAGCCGTGTTTCGGAGCACGTCCGACTCGTATCCTGACTCGGGATATATTCAGATTCTGGACAAAAATGACCGCGTAGTATCTACGCCCGGCGGTTCTGCACCCGTTTATCAGGATAATAAACTGGCCGAGCAACGCAAAGACCGCAGCAACTCGCCTTTTTTGCATCCGCACGACGTGCTGGTAGATGAGGACGATAGCATTTACGTGGCTCAGTGGGCATCTAAAAAAACTTATCCTATTAAACTTGAGCGCGTTGCCTGA
- a CDS encoding HepT-like ribonuclease domain-containing protein, giving the protein MYNRRNFIHLCTILECIEKITIYSCSFNNADDFFAADDQVYYNASWALLLVIGEDSKKLAKELKNDYPAVPWRLLSGTRNFLAHEYRALNQQLIFDIIRQNLPSLKNTVISMFHKVDYSSEVLEAALSSDYYRHIQYLREKLND; this is encoded by the coding sequence ATGTATAACCGCCGTAACTTTATTCATCTCTGCACAATTCTTGAGTGTATTGAAAAGATAACAATTTATAGCTGTTCATTTAACAATGCAGATGACTTTTTCGCGGCTGATGACCAAGTGTATTACAATGCTTCATGGGCACTGTTATTAGTTATTGGTGAAGATTCTAAGAAGTTAGCAAAAGAATTAAAAAACGATTACCCTGCCGTTCCATGGCGATTACTTTCAGGTACCCGAAATTTCCTGGCCCACGAGTATAGAGCTCTTAATCAACAACTGATTTTTGACATTATTCGACAGAATTTACCGTCGTTGAAAAATACAGTTATCAGTATGTTTCACAAAGTAGATTATAGTAGTGAAGTATTGGAAGCAGCCCTTTCCTCTGACTACTACCGACACATTCAATACCTGCGCGAAAAACTAAATGACTGA